One Negativicutes bacterium genomic region harbors:
- the tuf gene encoding elongation factor Tu (EF-Tu; promotes GTP-dependent binding of aminoacyl-tRNA to the A-site of ribosomes during protein biosynthesis; when the tRNA anticodon matches the mRNA codon, GTP hydrolysis results; the inactive EF-Tu-GDP leaves the ribosome and release of GDP is promoted by elongation factor Ts; many prokaryotes have two copies of the gene encoding EF-Tu), whose protein sequence is MPGDNVVMGVELITPIAIEKELRFAIREGGRTVGAGVVTEIKEA, encoded by the coding sequence AATGCCGGGTGACAACGTGGTGATGGGAGTGGAACTGATCACTCCGATTGCCATCGAAAAAGAATTGCGTTTCGCAATTCGCGAAGGCGGCCGCACGGTTGGCGCCGGTGTCGTCACCGAAATCAAAGAAGCCTAG
- the rpsJ gene encoding 30S ribosomal protein S10, with the protein MAQQKIRIRLKAFDHNLLDACAEKIVETAKRTGAQVSGPIPLPTEKNLYTILRAVHKYKDSREQFEMRTHKRLIDILEPTQKTVNDLMKLDLPAGVDIEIKL; encoded by the coding sequence GTGGCACAACAAAAAATTCGTATTCGCCTGAAAGCTTTTGACCACAATCTCTTGGATGCCTGCGCTGAAAAAATTGTGGAAACAGCAAAACGTACCGGTGCACAAGTATCGGGACCAATTCCGTTGCCGACCGAGAAAAACTTGTATACCATTCTCCGTGCTGTGCACAAATACAAAGATTCGCGGGAACAATTCGAGATGCGTACACACAAACGTTTAATCGATATCCTGGAACCGACGCAGAAAACAGTGAATGATTTAATGAAACTGGATCTACCTGCCGGCGTCGATATTGAGATTAAACTTTAA